The window ATTTTATCTATAATCGTTTATCTCTTGTTTGCTGTCCCTGCCAGTATTCTTATTGGTGGGTTAGTCGCTTTGTTGTTGGTGATGCTAACCAATGCATCCCATCTTGAAGGGGCAAGCGGGTATGCTTGGGTTGGATGGTTGATGGTCATTGCACCTTCTATTTATGTATTGTGCTTGATTACATTGCCAATCATGATAAAGAAATATCCAAAAATATTATCCGTAATGAATTGGATATTTGCCGTCTTGACGCTTTGCTTAATTTTATCTTTAACCATCTTATAATTGATCAGATAAGCATAGAATAAAATCTCAAGCATAAAGTACAAGACGGCAAGTTCATAAAGACATGCCTTTTTATCTTGGTGTTATAATCACCGTTCCATAGGCAAATACTTCAACCATACCACCTTGCATTCCCATTTCAGTGGTACTTAAACGAACTCCTAAAATTTGGTGACCGCCCATTGCTTTTGCTTGTTGTTTTAAACGTACAATCGCTTCTCGGCGTGCACGTTCAACGATACTTTCATAACTGATTAAGCGACCACCTAAAATATTTTTAATCGATGCAAGGATGAATTTAAAATAATCATGTGAGATCACGACATTACTACTAATTAAGTGCCCTGGATGTTCACTACTTGCAAAGCGACGACTATCGATTTGGATATCCGCCAATAGACGTTCATTTTCGTCCAGTTCTCTTAAGTGTTTTTGTTCGTTATAACGACCAAATCCCCAGCCTACAGAGAATAAAATCAGAAAAATGACAATCTGAAAAATTAAGCCATCCATTTGGTATTCCTATGAACTAAATGGATCTGGGAGTTTAGGTGTCATCGGTTGTACCACGACGGCGGTGCCATAGACAAACAACTCAGATGCACCTTGTGTAATACTCGAGGTTGAAAAACGAATACCTACGACTGCATTTGCACCTAGACTTTGTGCTTTATCGATCATACGTTGCATGGCTTCTTGGCGAGATTCTTCTAACAGTTCGGTATACGCAGTTAATTCGCCACCAACAATGTTTTTTAAGCCGGCAAGAAAATCGCGCCCCACATGTTTACTGCGTACCGTGCTGCCATAAACGACGTCTAGTTGGCGTAAGATCGTATGACCGGGTACAGATTCTAAATTGCTCAATAACATTATTTTTTGACCATTAAAAATTCTTTTTGAAGATAAGAAATATTGACTCAACTTGCAATAAAAAAGCTCACTGATTTGCAGTGAGCTTTTTTAAAACAATTGAAAGACTACTTATTGTAGTGTTTTTCAGAACTTGATGGTTGAAGTGTAACCGTTTCATTGGTTGAGGCTTTTAAACCACCGCCCAGTGTTTTGTACAGTTCAACTTGATTGTTCTGTTCAGCTTGTTGCAGTAACAATAAACCTTGTTCTGCTGCGTATGCTGATCGTTGCGCATCCAGTACTGTTAAATAACTATCAATCCCAGCACGGAAACGTGCATTTGAAAGTTTATAAGTAGTATTGGTGGCTTCAACCAAACGTTGCTGTGCTGCAAGACGTTCGCCAATGTTAGCACGTGTTGCAAGAGCATCGTTCACTTCGCGGAAAGCAGATTGAACTGACTTTTCGTAGTTAGATAACGCAATTTTTTGATCCGTTTCTGAGATTTTGACATTGGCACGACGTGTACCCCAGTCAAAAATCGGCATATCAATGCTTGGACCAATTGACCATACGCCGTTTGCTGATTTAAATAAATCACTTAAATCAGTTGAGGCATAACCTGCTGAACCAGTCAAACTAATGCTTGGGAACAATTGTGCTTTGGCTGCACCAATAT is drawn from Acinetobacter suaedae and contains these coding sequences:
- a CDS encoding YbjQ family protein, coding for MDGLIFQIVIFLILFSVGWGFGRYNEQKHLRELDENERLLADIQIDSRRFASSEHPGHLISSNVVISHDYFKFILASIKNILGGRLISYESIVERARREAIVRLKQQAKAMGGHQILGVRLSTTEMGMQGGMVEVFAYGTVIITPR
- a CDS encoding YbjQ family protein produces the protein MLLSNLESVPGHTILRQLDVVYGSTVRSKHVGRDFLAGLKNIVGGELTAYTELLEESRQEAMQRMIDKAQSLGANAVVGIRFSTSSITQGASELFVYGTAVVVQPMTPKLPDPFSS